The Dehalococcoides mccartyi CG5 genome contains the following window.
TCCAGCAGGCGTCTGGCCGCCTGAACACCGCTCAGACCGGAAAGATTTCCCACTTTGGAATATTTTTTAAAAGAACTGCTGACCCGCCACTGGGCATATAGCATAAGCGCCAGGGGAGGCAGCATAAACAGCAAATATAAAAACATACTGTGCTCCTTAGGTTACATAAATACATTATATTTTAGCAGAAACAGCCCTTCTGATAAAGTTACTGTGCCTGCGGTTGCATTTGGGTTGTATATTTGCTATATTCCATAGGTACATTTTATTGGAGGTAGACTCACTTGCCTAACACAAAATCTGCGGAAAAAGCTTTGCGTGTAGCAGATGCCAACCGTCAGGAGAACCGCCGGGCCAAGAGCCAGGTTAAGACCAGCTTAACCAAGGTCAAGAAACTGGTTGATGCCGGTTCTATAAACGAAGCTGAAACCGCCGCTGTATCCGCTCAGAGCAATTTAGATAAGGCTGCCGAAAAGGGTATTATCCACCCCAAAAATGCCGCCCGCCGCAAGAGCCGCCTGATGAAAAAGCTCAGCCAAGCCGCTAAGTAACACCGCTTTTTATTTGCGTTTTCCACCTTCCTTTGTGTATTGACAGGGAAGGTGTTTTTGGTTTATTATGTAGAACAATTGTTCTTATGCGGGGACAGAGTTGATTGCTAAACTGACTACCAGACAGCGGGCTATGATAGATTTT
Protein-coding sequences here:
- the rpsT gene encoding 30S ribosomal protein S20, with product MPNTKSAEKALRVADANRQENRRAKSQVKTSLTKVKKLVDAGSINEAETAAVSAQSNLDKAAEKGIIHPKNAARRKSRLMKKLSQAAK